The DNA window TttgtgattattaaaataaaagtacatcaattttaattttaacattatgtaAGCTTttgtataactatttataatttaaaagaaatagtcACTACTGGATCATACAACAAATGTCTCATGTgctttaattctttattattccgacatctttaataaataatatgagattattcgtataaacataaataattcatttaaccatataaaaaaaaaaaacaaagcaaaattgcaataaaaataagattatatttattacatcaaaGAAAATAGATGGAGTCATTCGTGCAGCCAAGTTCGCTGATGATGAGTGTTTACTATTAGCCCTAGCGATATTAAGGGATACGATTGCAATAAGTCACGGAAGTGCCCGATGTTATAATACGCAATATTGGatgtataacataatatcACATTGCtttccttattattatttccttaCACACCGATaagaattatacataaaaaaataagtaaaaatatattttgtttttaatgttccAAAACATTACAATCTAAGTCTTTAATTCCTAGTCAACAAATGAGGtagttaagaataaattatacgactacaaaattttgatattatttgtttcgtatcaatatccggaatccatcttgagtcaagcGACCATCTTTCTGCCTTTTGCCAGCAGTTTTAGTACCTCTCTGTATAGGCGGCGccactttctttatattgagacttatataaaacacccaACTCATGGATATTCTTCATTTTAGCGTCGTTTTTCGCGCCTTTAACAAGTCAGCAAGTGAAAGTGAAGTTTAACGCGAAATTACTTTGCAAGTGTTTTAAGTGTTTGTGTAACCTCTCTGTTGATAAAATGGAAAACCAAAGTGTTGAAGAAAAATCCACTTCTCGGAAACGGAGAACGGTTATCATCAACGAGTTCATGCGAGAGTGATAATGTGTCGTCTGATAGTTGTGGTGGCAGTCCAGCAAGTcgagaaaaaagaaaagaatcaAATACCGTAAGTTACGctcattttgaaattttatctcaacaaATTGCCTTCTTAACAAATCTTTTAACGAAAGGCAACgagaatacaattttaaagcaTGATAACACAGCATAGTcaaacgatttaaatttagagcGACCTGTTGTTAATCAccaaattaactaaaaaatttatcGGAAATTAGTACAACAGTGAAAGAGCCGGTGATAAATACCTTCAAAAACTAATTGAGTTATAGAGATTTAATTGTGATGATTGGTATGCTATTAGATTTTCCGAtacacaaaagaaatatttagctACCCCcgaattttatagaattatctgTCAACGACGAATTCAAAACGTTATGAATTGACAATGTTAAAAGATGATCCCCgttcttatttattagaatgttCGTTCGCTGGATTAACTAATGCCTTACTTAATCAAAAAGCggaattacataaaacattgcaGATACTTGTCAATTGGGCGAGTGAATCAAAAGAATCACTTACTccaaattcattgtttaataaaatcgaatcattattttcaaaagattCCAACTATAGCAGGATAATGGATGACTTATTACAAATAGTGTGCGGTGGACGAGcagatttcataaatttacgaAGGGAAGCACTGTTAAGACAAATCCCGGAAAAATTTCATCgcgatgttatttataaaataccccCAAGTCgcgatgttatttataaaatacccccaagttcagaatatttttttaacagtaaaGCTATTAATGATTACCTTCAGAAAATAGGAGGggtgaataaattaaacgaaaaCTCAAACTATGAGTctaaacaaaagtttaaacatattttatatgaaaatccgAAAGCCTCTACTAGTAAACAACCTTATGACACCTTTTTTCGtcaaaacttttcaaaaaGAGGAAAACGGCCGCGGCAGCAGTCCACTAACcccaaatttatgtttaataaattacgagACAAAACTAAGTCCCGGAAATCTCGGCTTCAGTCCTCAATTAAGCATAAACGTGGCGAATGGCTATCAGAGGTTTCGAGGAGGTTGtttgaaacaatttcaaaatatttggagCAATGTTGGAGCTCTGGGAAAAAATTTGCAAACTATTAAGTGGGGTTCGAATCCCCTTCTCCCTTCAGCCTCCTCTCATTTATCCAAGTCAAATAGTCATGCGATATTACAGAACAAAAACTACTTCCAATATGTCAGCGGAAATCAAAAGCATGATAAAAACAGGAGTGATCGGACGTGCGGAGCCATCTCCCAGCTTCCGTTCAACGTTCTTTTTAGTGCCCAAACCCAACAGGGAATTTTGCCCCATCTTCAATCTCAAACGACTGAACATGTTGGTGTAGATAAAATCCTTTCGCCTTTTCAATCATATTCGAGTGCCAACCTTTTCTGCAGCTCGAAGATTGGATGGTAAAATATCAGACAGGCCCATTTTCACCTTccgatattaaaacaatatcgaAGGTTCTTAAGGTTTAATTACCACCAAGATCCGCATCAACATCAGCTGCTACAAATAACCTGTTTACCTTTCGGTCTTATACCGGTTCCAAGAACGTTCGCATCGGTAACCAATTGGATAGCAGAATTGTTGAGAAATCACGGCATCAGATGCGTAGTATATCTCGACGATTTTTGCGTGCGAACCAGTCCAAATCGGCTTTACAGAACGACATAGCAGGGGCGCTAAAGATGATGAGGACCCTAGGCTGGATGATAAATTTTCAGAAATCGGTCTTAGCCCCGACACAATGCCTCGAGTTTCTCGGCATAACGTGGGACACAAAACGTAACACAAAGTCCCTGTCGGGGCAGAAGTGCTTAACGCTACGCAAGGCACTGTATCTACTCAAACAGAGCAAATGGTCTCTCCGACAATACCAGTCCATTATGGGGAGACTCAAATTTGCGAGTTTTGTAACTCGCAGGGGTCGGCTTCACTGTCGAACACTGCAGTACTACAGTCGACAGTTGCCGAAAACTCACCCGCACCGCCGCGTGAGTATTCCCCAACCAGTACAGCCGGAATTGGAATGGTGGCTGGAAGAAATAGGAGGGTCAATGCCGATTCAAATACCTCAATTGACCAACCTTTTGACTACAAATGCATCTAACACAGGCTGGGGTGCACAGCTCAACGAAATCAGCATATCAAGAACGTGGACGAAAAGTAAACAATCATGAcatgtgaataaaaaagaaatgtttgctGTCTTAGCAGCTATTCAACTCGATCAGGATGGCTTGCAAAACTCACAAATACTTCTTCAGACCGACAACCGGACCGTTGTATCATACATAAACAAAGAAGGAGGTACTCAGTCTCTGAAGCTTCTGGAACAAACTCGGCGGCTTCTATCGGTTCTAGACAAAGTGAACATGCATCTAATAGCACAATATATACCGGGCAGATACAATGTAGAAGTCGATGCATTGTCCCGTCAAAAGGCTTGCCCCGAATGGCACTTGATAACAGAAGCAACcacgaaaatatttcaaatgtggGGGTGTccagaaatagattttttcgcATCGAAAACGGCCCACGTAGTTCGGACATATGTAACAAAAGACATTCAAGATCTAGATGCTTTCTATTACAATGCCTTTTGTCGCTCTTGGGATTACAATCTGGCATGGCTATTCCCACCATCCAATTTAATCCCTAGGGTACTTGCTCACTTGAACCAGGCCAAAGGACTCCATGTTATAATAGCTCCGAAATGGCAAAAGGTGTTTTGCCAATCGGATCTTCAGAACCGAGCCTTATATCTAATTCCAGATCTGAACCGTGTACTTCTAGACACGCGAACAGGAACACACCCACCGGAAGTTCAAAAATTACAACTGGGAGCTTGGCTGATTTCGGGTGGCAGGAAATTTTAACAGGATGGACGGAGTCTGAGCAACGGTTGCTTCGGTCAAGCTGGAGAGATTCTACattgaatacatataaacCAGCATGGATAAGATGGAAGAAGTGGTGTGATTTAAATTCAGTAGATCATAAATTTCCGAACGGAAGTAGAGTAGCGCGGTACCTAGCTCATCTTCATTGCGATATAGGTCTAGCATATAGAACTATTCTTGTTCATAAATCGGTAGATCTATCGTcggatttctttattaaacatattctaaGAGCAATATCAATCTCACGCGAAAAATTGGCAAAGCCACCTATCTGGAACCCAAAAAAGCTACTAGATTATGTGAGTTCGCACAATCCTAATAAAAATAGCCTTTTCGATGTTTCAAGGCATGCCGCGACACTTGCTTCCGGTCGTAGAATTCATGATCTCACGCTCTTGCGAATTGATAATCAGAGTTTATTATATGAGGAAGGTGATTTGATCTTTTGGCCAGCTTTTGGTTCCAAAACCGACAATGCAAACCATAGGCGATCCGGATGGAGGTTAAAACCGCATCCCATTCAAAACTTGAACACGAACTTTTGGATTAAAAGAGTATTGACTCTGAGTTCGGATCGACGAAAAGATTTAAATCACTTATTTATCACACCGAGAGCTGTGGTAAAACCAGCTTCGAGAACAATGATTGGTGGATGGGTAAAGTCACTTTTAAAAGATGCTGATATTGAAGCGTCACCAGGCTCAGTAAGATCAGCCGTGACTtcccttaattttattgaaagcttTCCTATAGATCAAATACTAGCAACTAGTAATTGGAAAATGATTCTCACCTTGCAAAATTACTACCAGAgggaattaattgattataattcacGTAATTCGAACTCATCATCTGTCTTTCTCATTATTTCAACCCAGTTCATGGAAATATGTTATAGAAAtcaatctaatataaaatttttatattcacctTAATCTACTACACATTATAGCGTCaacaatttctataaaacaccaggagataacaaacatatcactcaagatggattccggatattgatacgaaacaaataatagagagttttaccttaaattaaaacttacctattattttttcatcaatatccggaatccaGGTAAAATCTACCTGGTGCATCATGAGTCTTATAATGAAGAATATCCATGAGTtgggtgttttatataagtctcaatataaagaaagtggCGCCGCCTATACAGAGAGGTACTAAAACTGCTGGCAAAAGGCAGAAAGATGGTCgcttgactcaagatggattccggatattgatgaaaaaataataggtaagttttaatttaaggtaaaacTCTTTATTATAGTGCTTTGAGTTATTTAcgatcaaatatttattaacatggAAATTTTCTTATCTGTCTGCTTTCAATAGTTagagaatgtttttattcgCATATATCTCTCATActacaattaaatttctagtaagttatattaaaacagcgTTTTTTTTTGCGGCGGAGTGTATGACTAAGGGAATATAGGAAATAATTTTGTGCCACCACTTTATAGCAATTAagcaaaatatcaattttgttaatgttattgcgtcagaatataatattaaaatatcttcagGAAATAGGATTTACTCTAAAATGACTTTGTGATACTTACAACTCGTTCGCTTTCAATTTTCTGGTCTGTttaagttttaagtaaaactaatatttttcggatttactacacataattcattatttacaaagaaaaaaagagaaCCACCTACTCCCggcatttcggttacttttcagcaaacgtgatcacgggcagacgagatgtgactattatttatcatcaGTTATGAATAACAGGAATAAATAtacgtagtaaatccgaaaaatattagttttgtttaaattaatactcacgaaagtcttaggtctcattattatttaagttttatagaataaaatactgtcgaaactaaattttttcctttaaaatctTGCATCAACATAATTGATGAATGTGACAGTGACAATAAAAGACCTCCTCTTCAGATATAGAAAGATTTATGAAATACCTGTAACAATGGCTGAATAAAACACACATAGATACGTATAGAACGATGGGGATATTTCATCGAATGTTTGGCAATGATGTATGGCCGCttggaataatttattaagtagcTTCTACGATAGCATCTCTTAAAGGGaaccaagaaaaaaatatgaatagttttaaGACGTAATAAACGatctattctttatttttatatgatcaaTTGGAAAGCcagtttttgtattattatttttttatttattaaactgtaTATCTTTGTAGAAAATGCTTTTTATGTTAgtgtaaaagttttaaactttattttttaaaatgtaattttttatgtgtttttagaataaaaagttatcttttaaataatactcaaaCCCAGATCCACAAAACACCTGCACacattgaaataaactaacacactaataaaaattgtcattCAGTAAAACCTGTACATTGGTACGCGTatacctaataaaataaaattttagctattatttgcaatatttttttttgtatcagagaatatttgtaacattgaaaaatgtaacatataaGGAAGCTTTGCTGCTAATTTAGATACTATTTAACCAAAAATCCACTGCGATGGTATctaaaacatacatacgtcTGTATAATCACAATCAACACAAGTCATAA is part of the Danaus plexippus chromosome 22 unlocalized genomic scaffold, MEX_DaPlex mxdp_33, whole genome shotgun sequence genome and encodes:
- the LOC133320416 gene encoding uncharacterized protein LOC133320416, with amino-acid sequence MFAVLAAIQLDQDGLQNSQILLQTDNRTVVSYINKEGGTQSLKLLEQTRRLLSVLDKVNMHLIAQYIPGRYNVEVDALSRQKACPEWHLITEATTKIFQMWGCPEIDFFASKTAHVVRTYGTCSLEPGQRTPCYNSSEMAKGVLPIGSSEPSLISNSRSEPCTSRHANRNTPTGSSKITTGSLADFGWQEILTGWTESEQRLLRSSWRDSTLNTYKPAWIRWKKWCDLNSVDHKFPNGSRVARYLAHLHCDIGLAYRTILVHKSVDLSSDFFIKHILRAISISREKLAKPPIWNPKKLLDYVSSHNPNKNSLFDVSRHAATLASGRRIHDLTLLRIDNQSLLYEEGDLIFWPAFGSKTDNANHRRSGWRLKPHPIQNLNTNFWIKRVLTLSSDRRKDLNHLFITPRAVVKPASRTMIGGWVKSLLKDADIEASPGSVKSTWCIMSLIMKNIHELGVLYKSQYKESGAAYTERY